Within the Emticicia oligotrophica DSM 17448 genome, the region TTGATGAGCCTTACGTAATTCTTCGTTTTTCTTCTCTTGTTCAAGATTAATTTCTAATACTTTTTTATATTGCTCCTCGTTCAAATTTAAAGATTTTTGCATTCTTTTTGAACGAATTTCAGCACGTTCATCAGCAGTGAGATACATCCCTCCACCTTGTAGATGGGGTCTTGGTTGTTGGGCATAAGTACTTAAGCTCAATACAACAGCCAAAAGGCTTAAAAAAAACTTTGTTTTCATTGCAAAATAATGTTTAATTGTGAGTGTTACAGTACTTAGAGTAAAATCAGCGTAGAGAGTTTAAATAAAAACTGCTATTTTTGCCATATTTAACAAATTTTAAGAAATCAGAAATGGGCTTTGAAGAGATTAAAGGTTTGATAATTAGCATGTTTGGTTCAGATATTATACTAAAAGAAGATAAAGTATCACCGCAACCAAGCATAACTATACCCAATGAGAGATTATTGGAAGTATGTCAGTTTTTGCACGTTCAACCGCAGCTTTATTTTGATTTTTTGGCTTGTATAACTGGAATTGATAATGGTCCTGAAGTAGGAACGATGGAAGTTATTTATCATTTTACTTCTATTCCTTATGAGCATAATTTTGTTTTGAAAGTAGAGATTTCGAGAAATAAGGAGGGTGAGCCGCTTCCAAAAGTTTATTCGCTTACACCAATTTGGCGAACTGCCGATTGGCATGAAAGAGAAGTTTTCGATTTACTTGGAATTGATTTTATTGGTCACCCAGATTTGAGAAGAATATTAATGCCCGCAGATTGGCAAGGTTATCCGCTAAGAAAAGACTACGAAGAACAGACCGAATATCATGGAATTATTGTTAAATATTATTTTTTTTAATGAATTAGAGTCAGACTGTTTGATTCGTAAGAAATAGAAAAACCGATTTATAAATCACTTATCAACTAAATGTTTGAAAAATGGTTTTTTGAGATTCAATTTTCAACGAAAATTATCAAGTCATAATACCATTACTTTTTCGCCATTAATTTGCCAAAATCAATACAAAAAAAATCGGTACCGAAGGTTTCGATACCGATTGATATTTTATCTTCAAAGTTTGAAATTAATAGCTTCACATAGGCGTAAAGGTAGCTTCATCAATAATTTTATGAGCGTGTTCTTTACCTAAGTACTTGTCAATGATACTGTGGGCAATATAAATGAGTGGTGTTAGTAGAATAGCTACTGCAAATTTGTAAATGTAATTATTTGTTCCAGTTGTCAATACTTCTGTCAAAGTCCAATTTCCAAATATATAAAAAGCAATAAAAACCACCACAAAACTATCAATTAGTTGGGAAACAAGCGTTGAACCAGTAGCACGGAGCCAAATCATTTTATTATTGGTATATTTTCGAAGCCAATGGAAAACTGTGGCGTCTAGAATTTGACCAACCAAAAAAGCAGTAATTGAGCCTAAAATAATACCTAAGCCTTGTCGGAAGATAATTCCATAGGCGTCATCAATATTCAAATAATTACCTGCTTTATCTTTATTATTATGATTCACCCAAAAATCGGCGGGTGCAACAATGGTTGAGATGTAAATAATAATGAAAGCATAGGCTATAAGAATAGCCGTGAGATATGAGATTTTTCTAACGCCGGCTTTTCCAAAATACTCATTAATGATATCGGACGTAATAAATACAAAAGGCCAGTTTAATACACCCGAAGACATATTAAAATTAAATTTCTGACCAAACAAAGGCAATTGCATTGGAGCTATTCCAAGCGTATTTTCTACTGAAAATATTTTTGCTCCAATCACCTCAGCTACTATCGCGTTTGTTAGGAAAATCCCACATAGAACTAAATAGAGCGTTTGTTTTTTAGTTTTTATCGAATCAGGCATTTTAGTTTAGATAATGTTCATAGAAAATTCACAGTGAACCTTGATGAACTAGCTAATGATTACTCCATCTTGCATGACTAATTTACGGTCGGCCATGTTTGCTAGGTTTTCATTGTGTGTAATGATAACAAAAGTCTGATTGAATTGTTTTCTTAACTCAAAAAATAGCTGGTGTAATTCTTCTGCATTTTTTGAATCTAAATTTCCGCTTGGTTCATCAGCAAAAACTACCGAGGGAGAATTAATTAATGCCCGAGCAACGGCAACCCTTTGTTGCTCTCCGCCAGATAATTCAGAGGGGAAATGATTGCTTCTTTCTTTTAGTCCGAGTAAATCCAATAATTCTTCTGCCTTTTTCAAGGTTTCAGATTTCTCTTTTCCTCCAATCCAAGCGGGTAAACACACATTTTCAATCGCTGTAAATTCAGGCATTAGGTTGTGAAACTGAAAAATGAAGCTAATTTTTTCGTTCCTAAATTTCGCTAACTCTTTGTCTTTCAATGAACTATAATCAATCCCGTTGAGTGAAACTTCCCCCGAATCTGCCTTGTCAAGTGTTCCTAAAATTTGTAATAAAGTTGTTTTTCCTGCACCAGAGGCTCCCACTATTGAAATAACTTCACCTTGACTTATCTCTAAATCAATACCTTTCAATACTTGAAGGCTACCATAATTTTTTTTTATGTTTTTTGCTTTGAGCATAATTGGCTTTTCGACTCTCTCAAATCGGTAATATTAAATTTGTTATAAATTTTTTAATGGTAAATTAATGACTAAAAATAATTAAAAATTGACACCTTTTTAGCATTAAATTTAATTTTATAGCAATTTAGCAATTAACTGAAATTTCATAATTGTTATTTCGGTTTTGTTGATTAATTTAGCAAAAAATTTAAAACTAAAAATAATCCTACTTTACATGAACGTTCACGAGTATCAAGGTAAAGAAATACTAAGCCGTTATGGTGTACGTATCCAACGCGGTATCGTAGCCGAAACGCCAGAGCAGGCAGTAGCTGCCTATCAGCAAATCGCCGAAATGACTAACTCTAAGTTTGCCGTTGTGAAATCTCAAATTCATGCGGGTGGACGTGGAAAGGGTAATATCGTAGGCTCTGAGCAAAGAGGTGTACAATTAGCCAAATCTGCTGATGATGTACAACGTATCTCAACAAATTTGCTTGGAAATGTATTAGTTACAATCCAAACAGGAGCCGAAGGAAAGAAAGTAAATAAGGTTTTAGTTGCTGAAGATGCTTATTATCCTGGCGAAAGTGAGCCAAAAGAATATTACATGGGTATTTTGCTTGATAGAGCAAAAGGATGTAATGTGATCATGGCTTCTACTGAAGGTGGTATGGATATCGAAGAGGTAGCTGAGCATCATCCAGAAAAAATATTTAAAGAATGGGTTGACCCACGCGTTGGTTTGCAACCTTTCCAAGCACGTAAAATTGCTGATAAATTAGGTTTGACTGGTACTGCCAATAAAGAAATGGTTAAATTCGTTTCTTCTCTGTATCAAGCTTATGTTGAGTCTGACTCATCAATGTTTGAAATCAACCCAGTATTGAAAACTTCTGATAATAAAATTTTAGCAGTTGATGCTAAAGTAAATTTAGATGACAATGCTTTGTATCGTCATGCTGATTTAGCTGCTATGCGTGATAAATCAGAAGAAGATCCATTGGAAGTAGAAGCTTCTGAAAGCGACCTTAACTATGTAAAACTAGACGGAAACGTTGGTTGTATGGTAAATGGTGCTGGTTTGGCTATGGCTACAATGGATATCATCAAACTTTCGGGTGGTGAGCCTGCAAACTTCCTTGATGTAGGTGGTGGTGCTAATGCTAAAACGGTTGAAGCTGGTTTCAGAATTATCTTGAAAGACCCGAACGTAAAAGCTATTTTAATCAACATCTTTGGTGGTATCGTTCGTTGCGACCGTGTTGCTAATGGTGTGGTTGAAGCTTACAAAGCAATTGGCGAAATTCCAGTGCCAATTATCGTTCGTTTACAAGGTACAAATGCAGCCGAAGGTGCGAAAATCATCGACGAGTCTGGTTTGAAAGTTTATTCGGCAATTGCATTAAAAGAAGCTGCTGAATTAGTAGAGAAAGTTTTGGGCGAATCTAAGTAATTTTTGCTTATTCAATAAAAAAGGTGTTATTCGAAAGAATAACACCTTTTTGTTTTAACGACAAATTAATCTTTGTGCGAAGCTGAACTTTTTTGGCAGCAACTTGGAAGTGCATCATGTGATTTTTGGTCAGCAATTACTTCATCGGCATCATAACCAATTTTTGAAATTACTTGCTTTATTTTTTCTGGACTTGTCTTTTTTGTGTTGTAGGTAATTGTAACAACCTTATCATCTAAGTTTAAGTTAGAATTGACAATACCTTTTGAAACGCCTAGGTCACGCTCAATACGTTTTTTGCACATACCACATTTAGCTGAGGTTTTTATTTTAATTTCAGCTGTTTTTGGTGGTTCATTGCTTGGGTTTGCAATTGTTAAAGAACTAATTGTAAGCAACACTGCTAAGATTGAAAGTACTTTTTTCATTGTTTGATTATTTTATGGTTAATTAATTATTCTTTTAATACAATCCCGTTTGGATAACTCCCTACTTGAATATCATTTGTTTTTTGGTGAGTGGAAGCATCAATTACTGAAACCGTATTTCCTCTTTGATTCACTACAAATGCCTTTTTTAAATCCTTCGTAAAGGTTATTGCGTGTGCATCATCTCCAGTGGTAATTGTTCCTTTCAAACTCCATAAGTTATTTTTTCGTTCAAAATAGGCCACTTTTGTCTGATTGGCTTGGCATATCCAAAGTTCATTTAAGGTTGGATGAAAAGCCATTTGCCCGGGTGGAAAATCTAAGTCTAAATATTCCACAATATTTAAAGAAATAGGGTCAATAACATTTATAGTATTGACTATTTTATTTTCTACGTAAATCTTTCCATCTGCAACCGCCCAGACATTGGTAGGGAAGGGGTCAACTTTGATTGTTTTTTCTATATTTTTTGTTTTTGTATTCAATACATAAACAAAACTTGTTTCTCCTAATGCAATGAAAGCATAAGTTCCATCTTTTGAAAATACAACTTCTGAAGGGTCTGCTCCCAGAGCTACTTTGGTTTTTAATACTCCTGTTCCCGCATCAAATATGAACATT harbors:
- a CDS encoding NADH-quinone oxidoreductase subunit C, which produces MPYLTNFKKSEMGFEEIKGLIISMFGSDIILKEDKVSPQPSITIPNERLLEVCQFLHVQPQLYFDFLACITGIDNGPEVGTMEVIYHFTSIPYEHNFVLKVEISRNKEGEPLPKVYSLTPIWRTADWHEREVFDLLGIDFIGHPDLRRILMPADWQGYPLRKDYEEQTEYHGIIVKYYFF
- a CDS encoding queuosine precursor transporter, which produces MPDSIKTKKQTLYLVLCGIFLTNAIVAEVIGAKIFSVENTLGIAPMQLPLFGQKFNFNMSSGVLNWPFVFITSDIINEYFGKAGVRKISYLTAILIAYAFIIIYISTIVAPADFWVNHNNKDKAGNYLNIDDAYGIIFRQGLGIILGSITAFLVGQILDATVFHWLRKYTNNKMIWLRATGSTLVSQLIDSFVVVFIAFYIFGNWTLTEVLTTGTNNYIYKFAVAILLTPLIYIAHSIIDKYLGKEHAHKIIDEATFTPM
- a CDS encoding ABC transporter ATP-binding protein, translating into MLKAKNIKKNYGSLQVLKGIDLEISQGEVISIVGASGAGKTTLLQILGTLDKADSGEVSLNGIDYSSLKDKELAKFRNEKISFIFQFHNLMPEFTAIENVCLPAWIGGKEKSETLKKAEELLDLLGLKERSNHFPSELSGGEQQRVAVARALINSPSVVFADEPSGNLDSKNAEELHQLFFELRKQFNQTFVIITHNENLANMADRKLVMQDGVIIS
- the sucC gene encoding ADP-forming succinate--CoA ligase subunit beta; the protein is MNVHEYQGKEILSRYGVRIQRGIVAETPEQAVAAYQQIAEMTNSKFAVVKSQIHAGGRGKGNIVGSEQRGVQLAKSADDVQRISTNLLGNVLVTIQTGAEGKKVNKVLVAEDAYYPGESEPKEYYMGILLDRAKGCNVIMASTEGGMDIEEVAEHHPEKIFKEWVDPRVGLQPFQARKIADKLGLTGTANKEMVKFVSSLYQAYVESDSSMFEINPVLKTSDNKILAVDAKVNLDDNALYRHADLAAMRDKSEEDPLEVEASESDLNYVKLDGNVGCMVNGAGLAMATMDIIKLSGGEPANFLDVGGGANAKTVEAGFRIILKDPNVKAILINIFGGIVRCDRVANGVVEAYKAIGEIPVPIIVRLQGTNAAEGAKIIDESGLKVYSAIALKEAAELVEKVLGESK
- a CDS encoding heavy-metal-associated domain-containing protein, which translates into the protein MKKVLSILAVLLTISSLTIANPSNEPPKTAEIKIKTSAKCGMCKKRIERDLGVSKGIVNSNLNLDDKVVTITYNTKKTSPEKIKQVISKIGYDADEVIADQKSHDALPSCCQKSSASHKD